The Stieleria maiorica genome includes the window AGCGGTTTTCCAAGTACGGCAGCCCTTCCGGACTGTCGCCCGCGTGGCTCGATGCAAAGCCTCTAGAAAGGTGCCCTAGAATCACTTATCGCATGTTGATCGCCGGGGCAACGGACATGCAGTCGGACCAATAGGACACAGAGGACTTATAGGTCCCCTGCGTTCTGTTGGTCCCATCGATCGCGGATCGCTTTGACGTCGCAGATTGGCCAAAGCGCTAGCCTTCGACCCACTTGAAGTTTTCGTTCTTTAACACCTGCTCGCCGTCCCAGCGATAGGCCACCAGTTTTCCGCCTTTTGCGACGCTGTAATCGGTGCAGGCAACATTCGAGGCCAAGGGCGCTGGCCGGCCGGTCAGCCAGTAGTGTCCCACGAACACCGGTGGCGCGTCCTCGGGATAGCCGGTCATTCCATCCAGGGTTTCCGCGTTCATCGGAACGTCGGGCACGTCATCGGATCCAAAATGGTAGCCGCGATACGTCCGCCCGGCCGGATCCTCGTACCACTTGATCCGAACCGTATTGCGCTTGTGGCCTCCGTTGTCAACGATCGAATGTCCCACGGGCAAGGCAATTTCCGGCCCTTTCAAAACAGCCTCGACCGCTTCATTTAGCGCACTGCCTTTCCGTTCGGATTCCGTCAAGAAATCCACACCCAACCGGCCGAGTGATTCAAGCGAGTGGTTCAGTAAATCGATCTGCGTCTCCCGCCAGGCCGCGTGAACGACGCGAATCCCATCCAGCTCCAACGCCACCGGCAAACGCTTGAACCAAGCGATCGCATCAGCCATCTCGTTTGGGGAAAGCTGGTCCAACGTCGCTTGGTGCTGCCTGGTGTTCTTTTCAGAATGCACGCGGAACCAAGCATCACTTCGGCCGGGCACAGCGGTGTGGTAGGCAATCGCGTTGTATTCATGGTTCCCCATCACGGCGAAGCCATCGCCAGCGTCCGTTGTCGCGCGAACGATTTCAATCACCTCGGCGATCGCCGGTCCCCGATCGACGAAATCACCGACAAACACCAGCTTCCGATCCACGCATCGGTAACCTGCCCGATGTCGATGATACCCAAGAGTCGCCAATAGAGATTTCAATTCGTCCGCGTGACCGTGGATGTCACCGATGATGTCGTACGCCGGCATGTTGCCCTTCCGAAAGTAGTGAGCCGCTCCCAGATCGTAGGGAAAAGCAGCCTGCCTACCAAGGGAAATTTCGGGCCGCACGCAACGAACGTCGCGTGGTCCAGCCTCAGCGGCTAAGGGCCCGCGATCGATAGGACCAATAGGACCAATAGGACAAAGAGGACCTATTAGTCCGATGGGTCCTATTGGTCCCAGTGCACGATTGTTGCCCACCAGCGAGGAATGGCAAAACGATGGGGGCAAAACGATAGGAGGAAAGACATTTAGGTAACCTGACCACACGCCGCAGCTGGATCATTCTGTCCCGAATCACTCTGCCACTCTTTCCCCATCATTGTTTTGCCCCCATTGTTTTGCCCCTTGTTCGATCTTCCCGTGACGATCTCTTCATCGTTCAGCGGCTCCTCGACGCCGGCGAACCTGCCCGACCTTTTGTGCGTCTCGCATCAGGATCGGGGGAGAAGTACCAAAGCAGAAATTTCTGAGCGAATCGCAATGAGAAAACTGGCGACAATCCGGACGGTCGGTGAATTGCGGCCGATTGATGGGGCGGACTTGATCGAGTTGGCGGTGGTCGATGGCTGGAAGTGTGTTACGAAGAAGGGGGAATTCTCCGTCGGGGATGCGGTGATCTACTGCGAAATCGACTCCTTCTTACCGGTGCGCGATGAGTTTGAATTCTTGCGAAAGTCGTCGCTAAAGACCATGGAGGGCCGCGAGGGGTTTCGACTGCGTACGGTGAAGCTGCGCGGGCAGATTTCGCAGGGTCTGCTGGTCAACCCGAGCCTATTGGGGCGATCGTTCCAAGTCGGGGAAGACGTGACGGACGAGCTGGGGATCGTGAAGTACGAAGCGCCCATTCCCGCTTGCCTGGGAGGCGAGGTCGTGGGAGCGTTTCCGGCGTTCATCTCAAAGACGGATGAGGAGCGGATTCAAAACCTGGCGAGTGACTTCGGATCGTTCCGCGGCAAAGAGTTTTATGTGTCGGAGAAGATCGACGGCACCTCGTTCACCGCGTTCGTGAACGAGGGTCGGTTCGGTGTTTGCGGACGCAATTGGCAACTCGCGGAAGACCAGTCGAATAGCCATTGGCGCGTTGTTCGCTCTCTCTCGCTTCATGAAAGGCTGCCAAGCCTCGGCCGGTCGTTGGCCGTTCAGGGCGAATTGGTCGGTCCGGGGATCCAGAAGAACCGGTATCGATTGAAAGAGCCCGCCGTGTTCGTGTTCAACGTCTTCGACATCGACGCGTCGGCGTACTTGGAGAAATCTGAAATGGAAGCCGTCAGTGAACAGCTTGGGTTGCCAATCGTTCCTCCCATCGGGAAGGTTGCCGTGCCGGAAACGATTGACGACATCCTCGCGATGGCCGAAGGCAAGAGCACGCTGAATCCAAAAACCGAACGCGAGGGGTTGGTCTGGGTGCACGGTGTAGGTGACGATCGGATTTCGTTCAAAACGATTTCCAACCGATTCCTCGCCAAAGGCGGCGACTAACAGGTGGTGACTCATCGCTCGCTGATTCTGTTACGCTGGCAGAGATCGAAACTTGTCCGCGAGATTTTCCCTGCCGAATAGGTTTGACAATGCCGACATCTCACGTACCCATGCAAGGGCGTGCACTGCCTAGCGAATTCGCAGTGGGCCCGCTGCGTATTACGGGCGCAGATCAGTTTCCGCTGGAGGAAATCTACTGTAACGTCGACGGGAACGAAATTGTATTACGCCTGTCCGGGCACTTCGACTCGGACTCGCCTTGGCGGGGATCGTCGATGGTTGTGTTCTTCCTTTATCGACTTCCCGGCGGCGAGGCCGCCTTCCAGGAAGGGATCGAGCGGTACCGGAAAGATGTTCCCAGGAAAATGGTCAATCTTCCTGACAAGCAGCCCTTCAACCGTTTGGTGCTAGAATTCGACGGAGTCGCACAGTCGTGGCAGCGGGATTGTTTTGCTGCCGGGCCACGCAATCTGTTTCAGGTCTACCAATCCGGTGGAGCGGGCATTTTGGTCCGCTGGTATTCGCAGCGGGGGACGATGCTCGATCACCCGCTGTTGGGACAGGTTCGCGACAGCGTCCGACTTGTCGAGGGGCAGTGGCACGAGGAGATCCCGCAGACGGTTCAGTCCGACGCGGCGGAATTTGAGGACGACGAGGAAGACGAATTCGAACTGGTCACGAGCATCGATCTGCGTGAAGAGAAAAAGCGCAT containing:
- a CDS encoding RNA ligase (ATP), whose protein sequence is MRKLATIRTVGELRPIDGADLIELAVVDGWKCVTKKGEFSVGDAVIYCEIDSFLPVRDEFEFLRKSSLKTMEGREGFRLRTVKLRGQISQGLLVNPSLLGRSFQVGEDVTDELGIVKYEAPIPACLGGEVVGAFPAFISKTDEERIQNLASDFGSFRGKEFYVSEKIDGTSFTAFVNEGRFGVCGRNWQLAEDQSNSHWRVVRSLSLHERLPSLGRSLAVQGELVGPGIQKNRYRLKEPAVFVFNVFDIDASAYLEKSEMEAVSEQLGLPIVPPIGKVAVPETIDDILAMAEGKSTLNPKTEREGLVWVHGVGDDRISFKTISNRFLAKGGD
- a CDS encoding metallophosphoesterase — translated: MPAYDIIGDIHGHADELKSLLATLGYHRHRAGYRCVDRKLVFVGDFVDRGPAIAEVIEIVRATTDAGDGFAVMGNHEYNAIAYHTAVPGRSDAWFRVHSEKNTRQHQATLDQLSPNEMADAIAWFKRLPVALELDGIRVVHAAWRETQIDLLNHSLESLGRLGVDFLTESERKGSALNEAVEAVLKGPEIALPVGHSIVDNGGHKRNTVRIKWYEDPAGRTYRGYHFGSDDVPDVPMNAETLDGMTGYPEDAPPVFVGHYWLTGRPAPLASNVACTDYSVAKGGKLVAYRWDGEQVLKNENFKWVEG